The Cucumis melo cultivar AY chromosome 6, USDA_Cmelo_AY_1.0, whole genome shotgun sequence genome includes a region encoding these proteins:
- the LOC103490961 gene encoding transcription initiation factor TFIID subunit 11 encodes MKQSKDPFEAAFEEQEESPPNSPSAADDLEIPTTVAPVPADAFDLQDGDDDPKSASVATHSVTPVSTTSMFVSSSSHVSAAPKTKEDDEEEEEENVEVELAKFPSSGDPDKMAKMQAILSQFTEEQMSRYESFRRAGFQKANMKRLLASISGTQKISVPMTIVVSGIAKMFVGELVETARVVMTERNDSGPIRPCHLREVYRRLKLEGKIPRKSVPRLFR; translated from the exons ATGAAGCAATCGAAGGATCCGTTTGAAGCCGCCTTCGAAGAGCAGGAGGAATCACCTCCGAACTCTCCTTCTGCTGCGGACGACCTCGAAATTCCGACCACTGTAGCCCCTGTTCCTGCCGACGCTTTTGATTTGCAAGACGGTGACGATGATCCAAAATCCGCTTCTGTCGCTACACATTCCGTTACTCCTGTGTCCACCACTTCTATGTTTGTTTCCTCTTCCTCCCATGTATCTGCCGCCCCTAAAACCAAAGAAGACGacgaggaagaagaggaagagaatgTTGAAGTTGAACTTGCAAAATTTCCCTCCAGCGGTGATCCGGATAAGATGGCAAAGATGCA AGCAATTCTCTCACAATTTACAGAAGAACAGATGAGTCGTTACGAGTCCTTTCGCAGAGCTGGATTTCAGAAAGCTAATATGAAAAGG CTGTTAGCAAGCATCTCGGGAACACAGAAAATTTCTGTACCGATGACAATCGTAGTGTCTGGTATAGCAAAGATGTTTGTTGGTGAACTCGTAGAAACAG CAAGAGTTGTCATGACAGAGCGTAATGATTCGGGACCTATCAGACCGTGCCATCTCAGAGAAGTATATAGAAGACTAAAGCTTGAAGGTAAGATTCCTAGGAAATCAGTGCCTAGGCTCTTTCGCTAA
- the LOC103490959 gene encoding histone deacetylase complex subunit SAP18-like — MDKRSRDEKTSGAAAAPTQGRPSGRPLPPPSQTKAPPPNPRPRFEPVDREKTCPLLLRVFTKVGGHHTDEDFAIRGKEPKDEVQIYTWKDATLRELTDLVKEVAPEARRRNAKLSFAFVYPDKRGRFVLKQVGMTHSYGNGRRLDDSKALGELDFQIGDYLDVAIL; from the exons ATGGACAAGAGAAGCAGAGATGAGAAGACGAGCGGAGCTGCAGCTGCTCCGACGCAAGGGAGACCGTCAGGGCGGCCACTCCCTCCACCGTCTCAGACCAAAGCTCCGCCGCCGAATCCTCGTCCTCGTTTCGAACCCGTCGACCGCGAAAAG ACTTGCCCTTTGTTGCTTCGCGTTTTTACTAAG GTTGGAGGTCATCATACCGATGAGGATTTTGCAATTAGGGGTAAGGAACCCAAAGATGAGGTTCAGATTTATACATGGAAAGATGCAACACTCCGGGAGCTGACCGATCTA GTTAAGGAGGTTGCTCCAGAGGCTAGAAGAAGAAATGCGAAGCtttcttttgcttttgtttATCCCGACAAGCGTGGTCGATTTGTTTTAAAACAG GTGGGGATGACACATTCTTATGGAAATGGGAGGAGATTAGATGATAGCAAGGCATTGGGTGAATTGGACTTCCAG ATTGGAGACTATTTGGACGTTGCAATCCTGTAG